A single window of Ficedula albicollis isolate OC2 chromosome 8, FicAlb1.5, whole genome shotgun sequence DNA harbors:
- the EFCAB7 gene encoding EF-hand calcium-binding domain-containing protein 7 has protein sequence MASTPGNQKARHSENSQGKKSQHAEEAIFYMNCRAAYLTVFKSSLENIKSKEQLSLVLQQAGRNPSQKTINKYWTSQTSSLNFDDFCAILKKEKPPTKNELLEAFGKIDIDKAGYILHDELCKILTTRGDKMTWEEVTSITNQADFNCSGKLDYNKFCELYLTTSEQCCKAARDRLETDPRLRQQHFGNQTENFPEGISLPVSKPSPRVSRKTDLKLPKADSRAPSRPSSAQSSKASTSTTVTVGASSSSSTKLIVEPDTMKEWQCAQCRGCFYLEEDGEIISHKYRLHLPQRSALCVTIRPFTIPQAERKSCHWLSVDTALFILKENETQENLQLVSFTELQNKEVFGWRGELGAGVYWLLPFTTGCRLRKVKTQISGEAKLVWRDEDGELALTKEFRAALLEIFETIDLDGNGLLSLEEYNFFELRTSGEKCDQEAWAVCKENFEMKKNELTRQGFLDLNLMEANDQDGDPWDLWVTLLSLGYNKALEMTEACPFVIDVCAERCKPRVKAISLEAGGSQLSRAVCRSVVNKGEAKVLDGSENIFIYTYRSGSRITSVIENKSENKVIIHVNNEQSKNCLNNRGLTVFAVEVAPKSMMVSQHVMALNEQEEWIYSCVHSLVC, from the exons ATGGCCAGCACTCCTGGGAATCAGAAAGCCAGACACTCAGAAAATTCCCAAGGGAAGAAGTCCCAGCATGCAGAAGAAGCCATTTTCTACAtgaactgcagagcagcttATCTGACTGTCTTCAAAAGCAgcttagaaaatattaaatcaaaagAACAACTCAGTTTAG TGCTTCAACAGGCTGGAAGAAATCCTTCTCAGAAGACCATTAACAAATACTGGACTTCACAAACATCTTCACTGAATTTTGATGATTTTTGtgctattttaaagaaagaaaagccaccTACAAAAAATGAACTGCTAGAAGCATTTGGGAAAATAGACATAGATAAGGCTGGATATATTTTACATGATGAACTTTGTAAAATTCTTACAACA agaggTGATAAAATGACCTGGGAGGAAGTGACCAGCATTACTAATCAAGCTGATTTTAACTGCAGTGGCAAACTTGACTACAACAAG TTCTGTGAGCTGTACCTGACCACCAGTGAGCAGTGCTGCAAAGCTGCAAGGGACAGGCTGGAAACTGATCCCAGactgaggcagcagcactttggCAATCAAACTGAAAATTTCCCTGAAGGGATCTCACTGCCAGTGTCAAAACCATCCCCAAGGGTCTCCAGGAAAACTGATCTCAAACTGCCTAAAG ctgacagcagagctccttCAAGGCCTTCATCAGCTCAAAGCAGCAAAGCTTCCACCTCCACCACTGTCACtgtgggtgccagcagcagcagcagcaccaagctAATTGTTGAGCCTGACACAATGAAG GAATGGCAATGTGCACAGTGCAGAGGCTGCTTCTACCTGGAGGAAGATGGGGAGATCATCAGTCACAAGTACAGGCTGCACTTACCCCAAAGGTCTGCACTCTGTGTCACCATCAGACCTTTCACTATTCCCCAGGCAGAAA gaaaaTCTTGTCACTGGTTGTCTGTGGATACAGCTTTGTttattctgaaggaaaatgaaaccCAAGAGAATCTACAGCTTGTGAGCTTTACTGAACTCCAAAACAAAGAg GTGTTTGGCTGGAGAGGGGAACTTGGAGCTGGGGTTTACTGGCTGCTCCCTTTCACAactggctgcaggctgaggaaGGTAAAAACCCAAATTTCTGGAGAAGCCAAACTGGTGTGGAGGGATGAAGATGGAGAGCTGGCTCTCACCAAAGAATTCCG agctgctttgttGGAGATATTTGAAACAATTGATTTGGATGGGAATGGCCTCCTGAGTCTGGAGGAGTACAACTTCTTTGAGCTGAGGACTAGTGGGGAGAAGTGTGATCAGGAAGCCTGGGCTGTGTGTAAGG aaaattttgagATGAAGAAGAATGAACTAACAAGACAAGGATTTCTGGATTTGAATCTCATGGAAGCCAACGACCAGGATGGGGATCCTTGGGACCTTTGGGTCACTTTGTTGTCCCTGGGCTACAACAAAGCCTTAGAAATGACAGAG GCCTGCCCCTTTGTCATTGATGTGTGTGCAGAGAGGTGCAAACCCAGAGTTAAAGCCATTTCTCTGGAGGCAGggggctcccagctcagcagggctgtctGCAGGTCTGTGGTGAATAAAGGAGAGGCCAAAGTGCTGGATGGCTCTGAGAACATCTTCATCTACACCTACAGATCAGGCAGCAGAATCACCTCTGTCATTGAAAATAAG TCTGAAAACAAAGTGATAATTCATGTCAACAATGAGCAGAGTAAGAACTGCCTAAACAATAGGGGACTGACGGTTTTTGCTGTAGAAGTGGCTCCAAAATCCATGATG GTCTCTCAGCATGTGATGGCCCTGAATGAGCAGGAAGAGTGGATTTACAGCTGTGTGCACTCCCTTGTATGTTAA